TCATTATGGCGATATCTAGTTTTTCGCGGACAATTTTCGCCTTTAGGAAATGGACAAAATCGAGCACTTCTGCCAGAAGAGGTTCAGGGACTTCTTCAATCTCGTTTATAAGTAATTCTTTTGTACTCATGGCGTCATACCTCGTCATTTAAATTCTCTGATTGATTCTTTCAAGCACATTACTTCTACGGGGCATTCCTTCCAATCATGCTCCCAACAGATGACCAGATCACATTGTTTCGGGTTATGTTTATGCAACCTGAAAAATGATGATCTAAACTCGAACTCGGCTCGGCAACTGTTCCAGGTTCCCTTGGTATTCTTTCTCCGTAGTAG
This genomic window from Syntrophales bacterium contains:
- a CDS encoding DUF2281 domain-containing protein, whose translation is MSTKELLINEIEEVPEPLLAEVLDFVHFLKAKIVREKLDIAIMSESSLSKDWLKPEEDEAWQNL